A single Cucumis melo cultivar AY chromosome 4, USDA_Cmelo_AY_1.0, whole genome shotgun sequence DNA region contains:
- the LOC103502812 gene encoding chaperone protein dnaJ 8, chloroplastic yields the protein MASVATAGFIARSSSSSSSSSCIRNTNRPKKNRTSSNQLRVSCSSSSSVADPYRTLRIQPGASESEVKKAFRHLALQYHPDVCRGSNCGVQFHQINEAYDIVMNNLRGISTPIETYETIYDEGIDEPMRGMGDPDWDLWEEWMGWEGAGIRDYSSHINPYI from the exons ATGGCGTCCGTCGCTACTGCTGGATTCATCGCACgatcttcctcttcttcctcttcctcttcctgtATTCGCAATACGAATCGTCCGAAGAAGAATCGGACTTCCTCTAATCAACTTAGGgtttcttgttcttcttcttcttccgtcGCCGATCCTTATCGAACTCTTCGGATTCAACCCGGTGCCTCTGAATCCGAAGTCAAAAAAGCCTTCCGACATCTCGCTCTTCAG TATCATCCTGATGTTTGTAGAGGGAGTAATTGTGGCGTACAGTTTCATCAAATCAACGAAGCTTACGAT ATTGTGATGAATAACTTAAGAGGTATATCAACGCCAATAGAGACATATGAAACAATATATGATGAAGGGATTGATGAACCGATGAGAGGAATGGGGGATCCAGATTGGGACTTATGGGAAGAATGGATGGGATGGGAAGGAGCAGGAATTCGTGATTATTCATCTCATATTAATCCCTATATTTAA